Part of the Neisseria brasiliensis genome is shown below.
CAGCATACCAAATTACTATTCAACCAAGGTATCGATTTATTGATGCTGCGCCTGCAGTTGCTGAATCTGGATTTAGCCGCACAAGCGGGCAATGCCGTGCGCAGCGTGATTTGGTTGGTGATTTCAGCCATATTGCTGTTGGTAGCGTTGATTAGTTTGTTATTCGGTTTAAATCGCGTATTGACCGATCAGCAAGCAATTTGGACATTTTTCGGCATCACCGGCTTGAGCCTGTTGATTATCGTCATTGCCTGCGCCCGCATTATCGGCAGCTGGAAAGGACAAAACAACCGCATCGGCAATACATTAAAAGACATTCAAGCCGATATTGCCTACCTGCGTGGTCAAATCAACGAAGAATAACAAGGAGAATCCCCATGAACCAACAACAAAAAGAAACCCGCGAACTGCTGGAATTGGAAATCAAACTGGCGCGCTTGAAAGTGGCTGCTTCTTATTTGAAACAACGCAAACTCAAAGAAATCCGTGCGCAAAAATCGGCTGAAAATGAAGCCATGCTCTACCGCTTGGCTGATTTTGGCA
Proteins encoded:
- a CDS encoding phage holin family protein — encoded protein: MNLKENIQHTKLLFNQGIDLLMLRLQLLNLDLAAQAGNAVRSVIWLVISAILLLVALISLLFGLNRVLTDQQAIWTFFGITGLSLLIIVIACARIIGSWKGQNNRIGNTLKDIQADIAYLRGQINEE